A single window of Pirellulales bacterium DNA harbors:
- a CDS encoding SUMF1/EgtB/PvdO family nonheme iron enzyme: protein MLEPVPYIADQRMRILVLPAEQRQAVRNYIKPENFGATRPDALLREKEIRYDEAWVPIDRLDWCRGEYQDQPLLRSVLVSESGEGKSTTLAWIEAWLLRHHPDRIAMRVEIDDLKPGAGDPDWDLFTDLLAVQVLKKLGKQHAGNTRQQRGEIGNALRRLVLHGRLTLLFDGLDLASSAAVEVLRTLLDSEVLNVPGAPCRVVIAGRPYSVDTHWDTLFDRATPGGAWEFALLEEFTEPQQILRLGKDRYDLVPAEARPILGTPRVLQYLREVPLDEFATIRTPSDVFWRATEKMLNEARTRKSDDPGGVTHDQAVALLAAIAFEMYTGEAAPNRIGVAGEGTMIPFLEQVTLLLQQARPAHGYLYPTVVDQLFELAGWNTIVACGFGRNKSPEKIQFRDTSLLEFFAATWLARYATAEQVKRTRLFLAHDTPSRAWYWVWRYATEFPLDRAVAAPWSKSMAMLYQPGDGTAEGTRRSTEMIYRVHANWESRATGKLQALLQKDCLDDYRKEFQAIVAGARGPKAQRVADEFQGGFKSIIPNKKNISPTFKMGSPAEEPERSIDEHQHPVTLTRRFSLSQYAVTNELYALFDPGHVSRYSKYKKYSDQPRCPAIYVSWYDAVSFCLWLGPDYRLPTEAEWEYACRAGTTTPFHFGQELQNSRANYRSDDFKGHTTPVGSYEPNALELWDMHGNVCEWCSDWYGENYYSESPAHDPTGPSSGRSRVLRGGSWFDDAGSCRSAIRDGFMPDDRIGIMGFRVARTS, encoded by the coding sequence ATGCTCGAGCCGGTGCCCTACATCGCCGACCAGCGGATGCGGATCCTCGTGCTGCCAGCCGAACAGCGGCAGGCCGTGCGGAATTACATCAAGCCCGAGAACTTCGGGGCCACCCGCCCCGATGCTCTGCTTCGGGAAAAGGAAATCAGGTACGACGAAGCCTGGGTTCCCATCGATCGGCTCGACTGGTGTCGCGGTGAGTACCAAGACCAGCCGCTGCTCCGCTCGGTCTTGGTCAGCGAGTCGGGCGAGGGGAAGAGCACGACGCTCGCATGGATCGAGGCGTGGCTCCTACGCCACCACCCCGACCGGATAGCGATGCGGGTCGAAATCGATGATCTGAAGCCTGGTGCCGGCGATCCCGACTGGGACCTGTTCACCGATCTGTTGGCCGTGCAGGTGTTAAAAAAGCTGGGCAAGCAGCACGCCGGCAACACCCGGCAGCAGCGCGGCGAGATCGGCAACGCCCTGCGGCGGCTGGTGCTGCACGGGCGGCTGACGCTGTTGTTCGATGGGCTCGATCTGGCCAGCAGCGCCGCGGTCGAGGTGCTGCGGACACTGCTGGACAGCGAGGTTCTGAATGTGCCCGGGGCGCCGTGCCGCGTGGTGATCGCCGGGCGGCCCTATTCGGTCGATACGCATTGGGACACCCTGTTCGACCGGGCGACGCCGGGGGGTGCCTGGGAATTTGCCCTGCTTGAAGAGTTCACCGAGCCCCAGCAGATTCTTCGCCTGGGCAAGGATCGCTACGACCTGGTGCCGGCCGAGGCCCGGCCGATCCTGGGCACACCGCGGGTGCTGCAATACCTCCGCGAGGTGCCGCTCGACGAGTTTGCAACCATTCGCACGCCGAGCGATGTGTTTTGGCGGGCGACCGAGAAGATGCTCAACGAAGCACGCACGCGGAAATCAGACGACCCGGGCGGCGTGACGCACGACCAGGCCGTAGCGCTGTTGGCGGCGATCGCGTTTGAGATGTACACCGGCGAGGCCGCGCCGAATCGTATCGGCGTGGCGGGCGAAGGGACAATGATACCTTTTCTGGAGCAGGTCACGCTGCTGCTCCAACAGGCCCGGCCGGCCCACGGCTATCTCTATCCGACCGTTGTCGATCAACTCTTCGAGCTTGCCGGCTGGAACACAATCGTGGCGTGTGGGTTCGGACGCAACAAATCGCCCGAGAAAATCCAGTTTCGCGACACGAGCTTGCTCGAGTTTTTCGCCGCCACATGGCTGGCGCGGTACGCCACGGCCGAGCAGGTCAAGCGGACACGGCTGTTCTTGGCTCACGACACGCCCTCGCGGGCCTGGTATTGGGTCTGGCGCTATGCGACCGAGTTTCCGCTCGATCGGGCCGTGGCCGCGCCGTGGTCCAAGTCGATGGCCATGCTCTATCAGCCGGGCGATGGCACCGCCGAGGGCACGCGGCGTTCGACGGAGATGATTTACCGGGTGCATGCCAACTGGGAATCTCGCGCGACGGGCAAGCTGCAGGCATTGCTCCAGAAAGACTGTCTCGACGACTACCGGAAAGAGTTCCAGGCGATCGTCGCCGGCGCTCGCGGCCCAAAGGCCCAGCGCGTCGCCGACGAGTTCCAGGGCGGTTTCAAGTCGATCATCCCCAACAAGAAGAACATTTCGCCGACGTTCAAGATGGGCTCCCCGGCGGAGGAGCCCGAACGGAGCATCGACGAGCATCAACACCCGGTGACGCTGACGCGTCGTTTTTCGCTGTCCCAATACGCGGTGACCAACGAACTCTACGCGTTATTCGATCCGGGCCACGTATCGCGGTATTCGAAGTACAAGAAGTACAGCGACCAGCCTCGTTGCCCTGCGATTTATGTGAGCTGGTACGACGCGGTGTCGTTCTGCCTGTGGCTCGGCCCCGATTATCGTCTGCCGACCGAAGCGGAGTGGGAGTATGCTTGTCGCGCGGGCACGACGACGCCATTCCACTTCGGTCAAGAATTGCAGAATAGTCGAGCAAACTACCGCAGCGATGACTTCAAGGGTCATACAACGCCGGTGGGGAGCTACGAGCCCAATGCATTGGAGCTGTGGGACATGCACGGTAACGTGTGCGAGTGGTGCAGCGATTGGTACGGCGAGAATTACTACTCGGAATCGCCGGCTCACGACCCTACGGGGCCGTCCTCAGGCCGATCCCGCGTGCTCCGCGGCGGTTCTTGGTTCGACGACGCCGGGAGCTGCCGATCCGCGATCCGGGACGGGTTCATGCCCGACGACCGGATCGGCATCATGGGGTTCCGTGTTGCCAGGACTTCGTAA
- a CDS encoding ThiF family adenylyltransferase, which produces MHEPQQQPRSTTWLTRRRGRVVLVGAGNIGSHVAMELVNRTGIESLTIIDRDTIELRNCRNQAYAPHDAGKPKAEVLARRVTWIESQVAVNPIVADLADVPLGVLADANVILAGLDSLAARQLLHADLAYRLGTPSIDGAVDGTGGTTGRVQVFVPGQACLECAFGDDHYRQLSHEMPCTPDGTDHGLPNQATAELGAAVARRMVDQAIALLQAVPRQSYAIDFDLHSGRQFTSQLCRAAGCRFDHHSVAERVNLTLPFASATVAELIESAQSWAGSDAVEVEHRRGLFGSPRRRSSATSRVAMLQPYAGQTLADVGLDRRDWILLRTPGRHAFLQLDTNTVTPGPHHANLHTRSHA; this is translated from the coding sequence ATGCATGAACCCCAACAGCAGCCGCGCAGCACAACTTGGCTTACTCGGCGTCGCGGGCGGGTGGTGCTAGTCGGCGCCGGCAACATTGGCTCCCACGTGGCGATGGAGTTGGTGAACCGAACAGGCATCGAGTCGCTCACGATCATTGATCGCGACACAATCGAACTGCGCAACTGCCGCAACCAGGCCTATGCGCCGCACGATGCGGGAAAGCCGAAGGCCGAAGTGCTGGCTCGTCGTGTGACGTGGATTGAGTCGCAAGTCGCGGTGAATCCAATCGTCGCCGATCTGGCGGATGTGCCGCTGGGGGTGTTGGCGGACGCCAATGTGATCCTGGCCGGGCTCGATTCGCTGGCGGCGCGGCAGTTGCTGCACGCCGATTTGGCTTATCGGCTCGGTACTCCATCGATCGACGGCGCGGTCGACGGCACCGGCGGCACGACGGGCCGCGTGCAAGTTTTCGTGCCGGGCCAAGCCTGCCTGGAGTGCGCCTTCGGCGACGACCACTATCGGCAGCTGAGCCACGAGATGCCTTGCACGCCGGACGGCACGGATCACGGCCTGCCGAATCAGGCAACGGCCGAGTTGGGCGCGGCCGTAGCCCGGCGGATGGTCGATCAGGCCATTGCGTTGTTGCAAGCCGTGCCGAGGCAGAGCTATGCGATTGACTTCGACCTGCACAGCGGGCGGCAGTTCACCTCGCAGTTGTGCCGCGCCGCGGGCTGCCGCTTCGATCATCACTCTGTCGCTGAACGCGTGAACCTCACCCTGCCCTTCGCATCGGCCACGGTTGCTGAATTGATTGAGAGTGCCCAGAGCTGGGCAGGGAGCGACGCGGTTGAGGTGGAACATCGTCGCGGCCTCTTCGGCTCGCCACGACGGCGATCGTCCGCCACCAGCCGTGTCGCCATGTTGCAGCCCTACGCAGGTCAAACTCTGGCGGACGTCGGGCTCGATCGGCGTGACTGGATTTTGCTGCGCACGCCCGGCCGGCATGCCTTTCTGCAGTTGGATACCAACACGGTAACCCCAGGACCCCACCATGCGAACCTTCACACCCGATCCCATGCGTGA